In Paenibacillus algicola, a genomic segment contains:
- the ispG gene encoding flavodoxin-dependent (E)-4-hydroxy-3-methylbut-2-enyl-diphosphate synthase has protein sequence MFLRQDTRPVKVGNLTIGGSNEVVIQSMCTTKTADVEATVAEILRLEEAGCQVVRVTVNNEEAAEAIKEIKKRIHIPLVADIHFNYKLALLAIENGIDKVRINPGNIGKRSKVEEVVKACKAKGIPIRIGVNAGSLENHLLEKYGYPTPEAMVESALYHIGILEELDFHDIIVSLKASDVPMAIAAYTKAAEVIPYPLHLGITEAGTLFSGTVKSAAGLGALLAMGIGNTVRISLSADPVEEIKVGRELLKTFGLISDAPTLISCPTCGRLDIDLFSIAAEVEEYISKLKVPIKVSVLGCAVNGPGEAREADIGIAGARGEGLLFRYGEMIRKVPEETMVEELKKEIDHIVTVYEQTGEIPGRKHKLGV, from the coding sequence ATGTTTTTGAGACAGGACACCAGGCCCGTAAAAGTGGGGAATCTCACAATTGGCGGGAGTAACGAAGTCGTTATCCAAAGCATGTGCACGACCAAAACTGCGGACGTCGAAGCAACCGTTGCCGAAATTCTTCGTCTGGAGGAAGCGGGCTGTCAGGTAGTCCGGGTCACCGTTAACAATGAGGAAGCGGCGGAAGCGATCAAGGAGATCAAGAAGCGCATTCATATTCCGTTAGTGGCAGATATTCATTTTAATTACAAGCTCGCCCTTCTGGCAATTGAGAACGGGATTGATAAGGTTCGGATTAACCCGGGTAATATCGGTAAGCGCTCCAAGGTGGAAGAGGTAGTCAAAGCCTGCAAAGCCAAGGGTATTCCTATTCGAATCGGTGTTAATGCCGGCTCTCTGGAGAACCATTTGCTGGAGAAGTACGGCTATCCGACTCCGGAAGCAATGGTGGAGAGCGCCCTGTACCATATCGGTATTTTGGAGGAGCTGGATTTCCACGACATTATTGTTTCTTTGAAGGCTTCAGACGTTCCGATGGCTATTGCGGCTTACACCAAGGCTGCGGAGGTCATTCCTTATCCGCTTCACCTGGGAATTACCGAAGCAGGTACGCTGTTCTCCGGCACCGTGAAGAGTGCGGCCGGATTGGGGGCGCTGCTGGCTATGGGCATCGGGAACACGGTGCGCATCTCGCTCAGCGCAGATCCTGTAGAAGAAATCAAAGTAGGGCGGGAACTGCTCAAGACCTTCGGTCTCATTTCTGATGCGCCAACACTGATCTCTTGTCCAACCTGCGGAAGGCTGGATATTGATCTGTTCTCGATCGCCGCAGAGGTGGAGGAGTATATTTCCAAGCTGAAGGTTCCGATTAAGGTGTCTGTCTTGGGCTGTGCCGTAAACGGCCCGGGCGAAGCAAGAGAAGCCGATATCGGTATTGCCGGAGCACGGGGCGAAGGCCTGCTGTTCCGCTATGGAGAAATGATTCGCAAAGTACCGGAAGAGACGATGGTTGAGGAACTGAAGAAGGAAATTGACCATATCGTTACCGTATATGAACAAACCGGAGAAATTCCGGGACGCAAGCATAAATTGGGTGTGTAA
- the lonB gene encoding ATP-dependent protease LonB, with amino-acid sequence MNLNIIIMMIQLFFAVIIGVYFWNLLRGQKNSKTAVDRESRKELDKLRKLRSISLTKPLAEKTRPQSMDDIVGQKDGLRALKAALCSGNPQHVIVYGPPGVGKTAAARVILEEAKKNPQSPFKFDAKFTEIDATTARFDERGIADPLIGSVHDPIYQGAGAMGVAGIPQPKPGAVTKAHGGILFVDEIGELHPIQMNKLLKVLEDRKVLLESAYYNSEDVNTPAYIHDIFQNGLPADFRLVGATTRSPEEIAPALRSRCMEIFFRPLLPEEIGRIGEDAIQKIGLQPSPEAVEVVKRYCTNGREAVNMIQMAGGIAMSEKRDALRAADVEWVAGSSQLQPRPDRKVPERPQIGLVNGLAVYGPNMGALLEIEVSAVRAEKGAGTYNITGVVDEEELGGGSRKLRRKSMAKGSIENVLTVLGYMGFQPKAYELHINFPGGTPIDGPSAGIAMATAIVSAIKGIPVDNKTAMTGEISIHGSVKPIGGVIAKVEAAFQAGATTVIIPKDNWQSLFEDLDGLRVIPVETVDEVFAHIFGVEAARELLHQPAVEVFPPSAASLLQASVQRPNQVTDAGGC; translated from the coding sequence ATGAATCTGAATATCATCATTATGATGATTCAATTGTTTTTTGCTGTGATCATCGGAGTCTATTTCTGGAATCTTTTGCGAGGCCAAAAAAACAGTAAAACGGCAGTAGACCGGGAATCGCGCAAGGAGCTGGATAAGCTCCGCAAGCTGCGTTCCATTTCGCTGACCAAGCCGTTGGCAGAGAAGACGCGTCCGCAAAGTATGGACGATATTGTGGGTCAGAAGGACGGGCTGCGCGCCTTAAAGGCTGCTTTGTGCAGCGGTAATCCTCAGCATGTCATTGTTTATGGTCCACCGGGGGTGGGTAAAACGGCGGCAGCACGGGTAATTTTGGAGGAGGCCAAAAAAAATCCACAGTCACCCTTTAAATTTGATGCCAAGTTTACAGAGATTGATGCTACCACAGCCCGATTCGATGAAAGGGGTATTGCCGACCCGTTGATCGGCTCGGTGCATGACCCGATTTACCAAGGCGCCGGGGCAATGGGAGTAGCAGGCATTCCGCAGCCCAAGCCGGGTGCGGTGACGAAGGCGCACGGCGGTATTTTATTTGTGGATGAAATTGGCGAATTGCACCCGATCCAGATGAATAAGCTGTTAAAAGTACTCGAGGATCGTAAAGTGCTGCTGGAGAGCGCATACTACAACTCGGAGGATGTCAACACTCCGGCGTACATCCACGATATTTTTCAGAACGGACTTCCGGCGGACTTCCGTCTTGTTGGGGCGACGACCCGCTCTCCGGAGGAGATTGCGCCGGCGCTGCGCTCCCGCTGTATGGAAATATTTTTCCGTCCGCTGCTGCCGGAGGAGATCGGGCGGATCGGCGAGGATGCCATTCAGAAGATTGGACTGCAGCCATCGCCGGAAGCGGTGGAAGTGGTCAAGCGGTACTGCACGAACGGCCGGGAAGCTGTGAATATGATTCAGATGGCAGGCGGCATTGCGATGTCCGAAAAAAGGGATGCGCTTCGCGCTGCCGACGTCGAGTGGGTGGCCGGCAGCAGCCAGCTGCAGCCGCGTCCGGACCGCAAGGTGCCGGAGCGTCCGCAGATCGGGCTGGTCAACGGGCTTGCGGTGTACGGTCCCAATATGGGGGCGCTGCTGGAGATTGAGGTGTCTGCTGTACGTGCCGAAAAAGGCGCCGGAACATATAATATTACAGGCGTCGTGGATGAAGAGGAGCTCGGAGGAGGCTCACGGAAGCTGCGCCGCAAGAGTATGGCGAAGGGCTCCATCGAGAACGTGCTGACCGTTTTGGGCTATATGGGCTTTCAGCCTAAAGCGTATGAGCTGCATATTAATTTTCCGGGCGGCACGCCGATTGACGGCCCCTCGGCAGGCATTGCAATGGCTACAGCCATCGTATCTGCGATCAAAGGAATTCCGGTAGACAACAAAACCGCTATGACGGGAGAAATCAGTATTCATGGCAGTGTCAAGCCGATTGGCGGCGTCATTGCCAAAGTGGAGGCGGCTTTTCAGGCTGGTGCCACTACGGTCATTATTCCGAAGGATAACTGGCAGAGCCTGTTTGAGGATTTGGACGGACTGCGGGTCATTCCGGTGGAGACGGTGGATGAAGTGTTTGCACACATTTTTGGCGTAGAGGCGGCGCGGGAGCTGCTCCATCAGCCGGCAGTGGAGGTCTTTCCTCCGTCTGCTGCATCCCTGCTTCAGGCATCGGTACAGCGTCCAAACCAGGTGACAGACGCAGGAGGCTGTTAG